The following proteins come from a genomic window of Acidobacteriota bacterium:
- a CDS encoding rod shape-determining protein (functions in MreBCD complex in some organisms): MSSNGFGSQNSRVHNMRSLFSMFSSDLAIDLGTANTLVYAKGKGIVVNEPSIVAINKNTGEVEAVGKEAKEMLGRTPGNIVAIKPMKDGVIADFKVTEKMLNYFIQKAHNRKMMVHPRIVIGVPSEITQVEKRAVMDSAYRAKASEVHLVEQAMVAAIGAGLPITEPSGNMVVDIGGGTTDIAVISLSGIVYSRSVRMAGNQMDEAIMNYLKRKYNLLIGERTAEQIKIEIGSAFPLDKPLTMEIKGRNLIEGVPKTATVDDSEIREALSECVSTIMNAIRVALERTPPELSADISDRGIVLTGGGALLKNLDKRIREETGLPVSIADDPLASVVLGTGKMLSDFKLLRKISIE; this comes from the coding sequence ATGTCGTCAAACGGTTTTGGCTCACAAAACTCGCGCGTGCATAACATGCGCTCGCTGTTCAGCATGTTCTCGAGCGACCTTGCCATCGATCTAGGCACGGCCAATACGTTGGTATATGCCAAAGGCAAAGGCATTGTCGTCAACGAGCCCTCGATTGTCGCCATCAACAAGAACACCGGTGAGGTTGAGGCTGTCGGCAAGGAAGCCAAGGAGATGCTGGGCCGCACGCCCGGCAACATCGTGGCGATCAAGCCGATGAAAGACGGCGTAATCGCCGACTTCAAGGTCACCGAGAAGATGCTGAACTACTTCATCCAGAAGGCGCACAACCGAAAGATGATGGTGCATCCGCGCATCGTCATCGGCGTTCCTTCTGAGATCACCCAGGTGGAAAAGCGCGCAGTCATGGATTCGGCATATCGCGCGAAGGCGAGTGAAGTTCACCTGGTGGAGCAGGCGATGGTCGCGGCGATCGGAGCCGGCCTTCCCATTACGGAACCGAGCGGAAACATGGTGGTCGATATTGGCGGAGGCACTACCGATATCGCGGTGATTTCCCTTTCCGGCATCGTGTATTCGCGTTCGGTGCGCATGGCTGGTAATCAGATGGATGAAGCCATCATGAATTACCTGAAGCGAAAATATAACTTGCTGATCGGCGAGCGCACCGCCGAGCAGATCAAGATCGAAATCGGCTCGGCCTTCCCCCTGGATAAGCCGCTGACCATGGAGATCAAAGGCCGCAACCTGATCGAGGGTGTTCCCAAAACGGCAACAGTCGACGACAGCGAAATCCGCGAAGCTCTTAGCGAGTGCGTTTCGACGATCATGAACGCAATCCGCGTTGCCCTGGAACGTACGCCGCCAGAACTGAGCGCTGATATCAGCGACCGCGGCATCGTTCTCACTGGGGGCGGCGCGTTGCTCAAGAACCTGGATAAGCGTATTCGCGAGGAAACCGGGTTGCCGGTTTCGATTGCGGATGATCCGCTCGCCAGCGTTGTGCTGGGAACCGGCAAGATGCTCAGCGACTTCAAGCTGCTGCGCAAGATTTCGATCGAGTAG